The Enterobacter oligotrophicus sequence TTGCTCAGGCTCATACCCCGAACGCGAAGAGACGGTACATCCTGGCGCAGCGTTCCTTTCTCGATAAGCTCAACGCCATTCAGGCGCAGCTGGTTACGAATTGCCCGGCTGAGCGGTCCATTCGGATCGGATGAGTCGAAGATCATCGTTTTCATCTGAGCAGGCACTGCCGTGGTATTGCGCAGATGCCAGCCACAACCAGCGGTGACAAGCACCGCCAGAGATAAGAGTATTGTTGCCAGTTGTCGCACGTTTCCTCCCGCGCTTAGCCAACGACCAGATTCAGCAGTTTACCCGGTACGTAGATCACTTTACGTACGGTAACGCCCTCAAGATATTTCGCAACCAGATGTTCCTGACCTGCGCGCTCGCGAACCTGCTCTTCGGTTGCATCGACAGCCACGGTGATTTTACCGCGCACTTTGCCGTTAACCTGCACCACGACCAGGGTGGTGTTTTCCACCATGGCGGATTCGTCAGCCACAGGCCACGGTGCGTTGTCGATATCACCTTCGCCTTTCAGCTCCTGCCACAGGGTGAAGCTGACATGTGGCGTGAACGGGTTCAGCATACGAACCACGGCCAGCAGCGCTTCACGCATTAAGGCACGATCCTGCTCGCCATCCTGCGGGGCTTTCGCCAGCTTGTTCATCAGTTCCATAATAGCCGCAATTGCGGTATTGAAGGTCTGACGACGACCAATATCATCGGTCACTTTCGCGATGGTTTTATGAACATCACGACGCAGCGCCTGCTGATCTTCGCTCAGTGCGGCAACGTTCAGTGCTGGCGCATCACCCTGAGAGGTGTGCTCGTAAACCAGTTTCCAGACACGCTTCAGGAAGCGGTTAGCGCCTTCAACGCCGGATTCCTGCCACTCCAGGGTCATGTCCGCCGGAGAGGCAAACATCATGAACAGACGCACGGTATCCGCGCCATAACGCTCAACCATCACCTGCGGGTCGATGCCGTTGTTTTTGGACTTGGACATCTTGCTCATGCCGGTGTAAACGAGCTCATGACCTTCGGCGTCTTTCGCTTTCACGATACGGCCTTTCTCGTCGCGCTCAACGATCGCATCAACCGGAGAAACCCAGTTACGCTCGCCGTTCGCGCCAACGTAGTAGAATGCGTCTGCGAGAACCATACCCTGACACAGCAGCTGCTTAGCTGGTTCATCAGAGTTCACCAGGCCCGCATCACGCATCAGCTTATGGAAGAAGCGGAAGTAGAGCAGGTGCATGATGGCATGTTCGATACCGCCGATGTAGATATCCACTGGCAGCCAGTAGTTTGCGGCTTTGGAGTCCAGCATCCCTTCCTGATACTGCGGGCAGGTGTAGCGCGCGTAATACCAGGAAGATTCCATAAAGGTGTCAAAGGTGTCCGTTTCACGCAGCGCAGGCTGGCCGTTGACGGTGGTTTTCGCCCATTCAGGATCGGCTTTGATCGGGCTGGTGATGCCGTCCATGACCACGTCTTCCGGCAGGATCACCGGCAGTTGATCTTCCGGCGTTGGCATTACGGTGCCATCTTCCAGGGTCACCATTGGAATTGGCGCACCCCAGTAACGCTGACGGGACACACCCCAGTCGCGCAGACGGTAGTTCACTTTACGCTCGCCCACGCCCTGGGACGCCAGTTTATCGGCGATGGCGTTGAAGCCCTCTTCGAAGCTCAGTCCGCTGAATTCGCCGGAGTTGAACAGGGTGCCTTTTTCGGTCAGCGCTTGTTCGGACAGGTCTGGTTCAGATCCATCGGCGGCCAGAATAACGGCTTTAATCGGCAGGCCGTATTTGGTGGCAAATTCGTAGTCGCGCTGATCGTGGCCCGGAACCGCCATCACTGCGCCCGTGCCGTACTCCATCAGCACAAAGTTCGCTGCCCAGACAGGGATGGCTTCGCCCGTCAGAGGGTGCTTAGCATAGAAGCCTGTCGCAACGCCTTTTTTCTCCATCGTTGCCATGTCGGCTTCGGCCACTTTGGTGTTGCGGCATTCGTCGATGAAGGTGGCCAGTTCCGGATTGTTTTCCGCCGCTTTCTGCGCCAGTGGGTGACCTGCGGCAACGGCCAGGTAGGTCGCGCCCATGAAAGTGTCCGGACGGGTGGTGTAAACGGTCAGGGTCTGATCGTAGTTCTCAACGTTGAAGGTGATTTCCACGCCTTCAGAACGGCCGATCCAGTTACGCTGCATGGTCTTAACGGTGTCAGGCCAGTGATCCAGATTATCCAGATCGTTCAGCAGCTCGTCAGCGTAA is a genomic window containing:
- the leuS gene encoding leucine--tRNA ligase, with the translated sequence MQEQYRPEEIESKVQQHWDEKRTFEVTEDESKEKYYCLSMLPYPSGRLHMGHVRNYTIGDVIARYQRMLGKNVLQPIGWDAFGLPAEGAAVKNNTAPAPWTYDNIAYMKNQLKMLGFGYDWSRELATCTPEYYRWEQKFFTELYKKGLVYKKTSAVNWCPNDQTVLANEQVIDGCCWRCDTKVERKEIPQWFIKITAYADELLNDLDNLDHWPDTVKTMQRNWIGRSEGVEITFNVENYDQTLTVYTTRPDTFMGATYLAVAAGHPLAQKAAENNPELATFIDECRNTKVAEADMATMEKKGVATGFYAKHPLTGEAIPVWAANFVLMEYGTGAVMAVPGHDQRDYEFATKYGLPIKAVILAADGSEPDLSEQALTEKGTLFNSGEFSGLSFEEGFNAIADKLASQGVGERKVNYRLRDWGVSRQRYWGAPIPMVTLEDGTVMPTPEDQLPVILPEDVVMDGITSPIKADPEWAKTTVNGQPALRETDTFDTFMESSWYYARYTCPQYQEGMLDSKAANYWLPVDIYIGGIEHAIMHLLYFRFFHKLMRDAGLVNSDEPAKQLLCQGMVLADAFYYVGANGERNWVSPVDAIVERDEKGRIVKAKDAEGHELVYTGMSKMSKSKNNGIDPQVMVERYGADTVRLFMMFASPADMTLEWQESGVEGANRFLKRVWKLVYEHTSQGDAPALNVAALSEDQQALRRDVHKTIAKVTDDIGRRQTFNTAIAAIMELMNKLAKAPQDGEQDRALMREALLAVVRMLNPFTPHVSFTLWQELKGEGDIDNAPWPVADESAMVENTTLVVVQVNGKVRGKITVAVDATEEQVRERAGQEHLVAKYLEGVTVRKVIYVPGKLLNLVVG